The nucleotide window TGAAATCACGTGATCCACTAGCCGTATCGAAGCGTTCCGCATCCGTTATTCATGCGATGTTTCTATTCTACGCCATTGCCTGTGTCGTGCCGATCCTGCTTGTCTTCGCCATCTCATTCTCGGACGAGACAACAGTTATTGCCAATGGGTATAAGCTTATTCCAGAGAAGTTCAGCCTGACGGCCTATGAGTTTCTGTTCAGAGATATGGATCAGATCCTCCATTCATATGGTATATCCTTTATTGTTACCGTTGTAGGTACCATTACAAGTGTGGCGCTGACTGCACTGTACGCGTATCCGCTCTCGCGGAGAGATCTTCCTTATCGTGGCTGGTTCGCCTTTTTCATCTTCTTCACGATGTTGTTTAATGGGGGTCTGGTACCTTGGTACCTGGTCTACGTAAACGTATTGGATCTGAAAAACTCCATACTGGCACTGATTATGCCACTACTGCTATCCCCATTCTTCGTACTGGTCATGCGTACATTCTTCGCGAACTCCATACCGGTATCCATTCTGGAATCGGCTCGGATTGATGGTGCAGGAGAATTGAGAACGTTTACACGTATCGTGCTCCCACTATCCCTTCCGGTCATGGCAACCGTCGCGTTGTTTAGTACACTGAATTACTGGAATGACTGGTACCTTAGTATGATTTTTATATCGGATAACCGGACGATCAGCCTTCAGTACCTTATGTACCGGACGCTGCTCGATATTCAATATTTAACAACCAACTCCAACGTCTCTTCACAGATATCGTCGCAGGGTGGATTGCTGAATCTGCCGAACAAAACACTGCAAATGGCGATGGCTGTGGTCGGTATTGGTCCAATTGTACTGGCATATCCGTTCTTCCAGCGTTATTTCATCAAAGGTCTTACGGTTGGCGCTGTGAAGGGATAACTCTGGCCGGTTAGCGGAGTGGGCATGGTAAATGAAGATGGACTGAAAGGGCATATATAGAAGTTGTTATAGGTTTCATTGTGAATTGGGGCAATTGGCTGTACGGTTCAACACATGACAGGAGGGGTTCAATTGGTTAGATCATTAAAGGTATGGTCACGCATGATGGCAACGGTTATGGCGCTGAGCCTGGTGCTGGCAGCTTGCTCATCAGACAAAGGTGGAACAACAACACCTGCAGCCGAAGGCGGAGGAGCAAGTGAGGGTGGGGGCAAGCCCTATGAAGTGACACTGTTCTACCCGGGGACACCACAGAAGGATGTCGCTCTGGTGGAAGCCGAGATCAACAAGAAGATGGAACCGAAGATCGGGGCCACGCTCAAAATCAATGCGATTGACTGGGGACAGTGGGATAACAAGTTGAATCTCATGATCTCGTCGGGCGAAAAATCGGACATTATCTTCACAGCTGCTTGGCAGAACTATACGGTGAATGTAGCTAAAGGTGCATTCTTGCCACTGAATGATCTGCTTGATGCGCATGGTCAGGATATCAAGAAAAACCTCGACCCTGCCTTTCTGGAAGGTTCCCAGGTGGATGGCGTGAACTACGGTGTTCCTACGAATAAGGAACTCGCTGCCACACGTGGTGTGCTGGTACGCAAAGATCTGGCTGACAAGTATAACTTGGATCTGACAGCTGTAAAGACTTGGGCTGATCTGGAGCCTTTGCTCAAAACAATCAAGGAAAATGAGCCAGCCATCACACCATTCTATATGTCCAATACCAATGGTAACGGGCTGTTGGAGAATCTGGATTGGGATTATCTCGGTGATGCTTCCGTACCTGGAGTCATCTCCAAAACAGCAGGCGGAACAACGGTGCTGAATGAAGTGGAGACCCCTGAATTCAAAGAAGCGGCTGAACTCGCTCGCAAGTGGTATCAAGCGGGATATATCAACAGTGATGCTGCGACTTCCAATGTGTTCCCGAAAGACCAGGCGAAGGCTGGAAAAGCATTTCTCTGGACGGATGGCATGAAGCCAGGCAAGGATAAAGAAGAAGAAGGGTATGTGGGTTTCCCACTGACTCAGATTGAGATGACACAGCCGACCATTACGACGGGTGATGCATCTGGAGCGATGCTCGCAATCTCCCGTTCTTCGGAGCAACCGGAGAAAGCGATGCAGGTCATTAACCTGCTGCATTCCGACAAGGAAATTAACAACTTGCTGAACTTCGGAATTGAAGGTACACATTTTGTGAAAAAAGACGGACAGGATAATATCATTGCTCTCCCTGATGGCGTTGATGCCAATAGTCGTACCTACAATCCAGGTGCACAGTGGCAGCTGGGTAACCAGTTCCTGAACTTCCTCTGGGATAATGAAGATCCACAGAAATGGGAAAAGTTCAAAGAGTTTAACGCCAAAGGTGTGAAGTCGCCAGCACTGGGCTTTACGTTCAACAGCCAATCTGTCAAAAATGAAATTGCGGCGGTCAACAACGTGAACAAACAGTTCAAGCCGGGTATGACATCGGGCGCTGTTGATCCGAACGAGATGATCCCGAAATATCTGGAGAAACTCAAAGCAGCGGGCATTGATAAAATTATTGCTGCCAAACAAGAACAACTCGATGCATTCTTGTCTAAGCAATAAATGATCGTCAGCCATGAGAGAGAGCCTGGTGTTACTACAAGTTCTTGTCAGCGGTGAATATGGAGGACGTTTTCGGTGAACAACCGATGACGTTCTTTTTTTATTGTTCTTTTTTGATTTGGATTGTTAATCATAATTAGGAAAAATATGATATAATCAGGTGGTTGATTGGGGGTGTTCGTGTGTCGAGAACCAGACTTGTGTTCTCTGGGGCTTTATTGCTTTTTGCTATCATCTTTACATTTAACCACCATCTTGGTTTTTCTGTTGGAGATACCATGCTGTCAGCAATAGGTATATCACCGTATACTACATCTTATTTAAGTGGGGTTCATATCACACTTTTCCTCGGATTGGGGATCTTTGCTTGTGGCTTCTACCTTACTCGCAAAGAGATTGGGAAGTCGTTCCCGGGTCTTGCGAAAGGCTTATGGATCGTAGTTCTCGCTATCGTTCTCAGTTATTCGTACATGACGGATAAATGGATGTATGTAGCCAAGTGGGGAGCTAGCGGCATTGAAGGTGTATCTTATGTACAGAATGCCAGCTCCTGTACCTTTAACGTGCTGAAAACGGGTGAGACCCGAGCAACCTGTGATCTGACACTCAAAAATTACGGTAGGGATAACGTATCCGCCGTGCTATTGCCTGATCTCGCGCGTAGTTACAAGTTTAAGGACGACCCACTATTGGAAGCCTTGCAGTCTGTCCAATTAAGGCCAGTACATATTGAGATTGAACGCCATGGAACATTTAGGGGCGAGTTGAATTTTTACGGGGAAGCGGAATCGCCTCTGCTCGTCAGTGGAAAACTGATGGATATTGTGCTGGATGTAGGCGTAGATGGAGTGAATACGGTGTTTAATTACAATATTCCATAGTTAATATGTATAGTAAAACAGAATGATTACATAAACAGAAGTAGAATAAGGTTGATTTGAATAGAAAGTTGAAAGACATATGTTGAAATCTGATCGAGAGTGGGCTAATCGTCCGCTCTTTTTGTGTGTGGAAGTTGCAATTAGTGCAGAAATATTGGTTTTGTCTCCTTTCCCCTTGAATTGGTAACGCTTACGCTAGATAATGAACCGGTATGTCTCAAAAAAATAGTTTGTCTTTACCGCTTACATCATTACAATTAATGTCACGACAATTAAAGACAAGGTGAGATGAAAAGATGTCATATCGGACAAACCTGTTCTCCAAAATGGTCATTCTAATTCTGATTATGCTAATTCCAGTTGTGCTTCTATACTGGTACTCCAATCACAAAACGACAGCTGTTCTCAGAGATGAGTTGAATCGATCCAATAGCAATCAGCTTGAGTTTTTCCAAAATCAGGTGAATACACACATTGAGCTGTTATCCTCATGGCCGAACCTGCTCATACACGATCCTGATATTGCCAGCTTCCGAAGAATTTATGCGGACAGTAAATATTTTGATCTTGATGCTATTAATTTGGTTAAGCGTATTCAAAATAAGCTGAGTATTCAGGAGAGTTCATCCAATTGGGCAACAAAGTTATATCTGTATTCCCCTTCGCTGGGAAGGGTGGTTTCCGAAAGGGATGCACGTTCTTACGATAAGCAAGCGTTAAGGGAGAATATCATTTCCGGCTGGGATGTACGCAAAATTCAGGATGGGGAAGATGATCGGTTCATGTTTAGCTGGATTACGGTATCTCCATACGGTATTAAAGACCCGGTTAATAATGCGGAAACGATCATTAAACTGGAGTTTGATAGTGACAACATTCGGGATATGCTCGACAAATTCAAGGATGATGGCAGGCATGATCCCTTCTATTTCCGTGAAGAATCGGGGGTTATCTATAACCGGACTTCAGATCGTTCACTAACGAATCAGTTGATGGAAGAACTGTCCATCCATAAACTTCAGGACGTTGATAACCGTACAGTGGTGATCGGGAATGAGCCTTACATGGTCAACGCTGTAAAATCCAGTACAACAGGCTGGTATTTAGTCGACTATATGCCGCTATCAGATATTCTGAAGCCCATTCATCAATCCAACATGTTGTTCTATTCTTCCATGATTTGTTTGTTGTTGATGAGTTTTGGTGTGGCGTACTTGTTATATGTTCAGGTGCAGGTGCCTGTAAAACAACTCATTCGCGGGTTCCAACGATTGAAGCAGGAAGATTATTCCGTAAGGATTAAGCCGAAGGGCCGCAATGAATTCAGTTTTCTGTCCGAACGTTTCAACTTGATGGTGGAGCAGATCCAGCAGTTGTTTGAACACGTTTATCTGGAACAGATTCATGTGCGTGAAGCCCGGTTGAAGCAGCTGCAATCGCAGATTAACCCGCATTTCTTCTATAATTGCTTCTCCTTCATTACGAGTATGGCGAAGCTGAAGCGCATGGACGCCGTTGTAGCAATGTCGCATAATCTCTCGCGATATTATCGGTATACAACAAGACAGGAGCGAGATCTGGTACCGTTGACAGAGGAGATTGAATTTGTCAGCTGTTATCTGGAGATCCAACGGATGCGTATGGACCGCATTCATTACAAGCTTGATCTGTCCGACGAGATGCTGAGACAGGAAGTACCACCGCTGATCGTGCAGCCACTGGTGGAGAATGCGGTAATTCACGGTATTGAAGCGGATGCGGAGGCTGGAGAAATAAGAGTATCTGGGGAAAAACAGGGTGGTGTCATGGTTCTTGTGGTAGAAGATGATGGGCAAGGTATGACGCAGGAGGCACGTGAGGCGCTTCTGAATAAGCTAAGGGGAACAATGGATCAGGAAATGGGCTGTGGCCTGTGGAATGTGAATCAGAGACTCCAGCTTCGATATGGGGAGCAGGCAGGGATTGATATAACGGAATCGGAACTTGGTGGATTACGCGTTACATTATCGTGGCCTGCTGAGCAGGAGTATCTTCTGGAGAACGAAGGATGAACATCTGGAACGTGTAGCGCATGATGAACCATAGAATCCATTGCAGAATGAACGAGATAGGGAGTGACTTGCTTGATAGATATACTGCTGGTAGATGATGAAACGTATGTAACAGAAAGTCTGGAACTCACGATCCCCTGGGGAGAACTTGGGGTAACGACCGTGCTGCGTGCAGCTTCCGGTAAGGAAGCATTAGAGATTATGGAGGAAAATGCAGTAGATATCGTGGTCACGGATATTCGAATGCCTGGCATGTCGGGACTGGATCTGATTGCAGAGGTAACCAAGCGCTGGTCTCATATTCGTTGTATTTTGCTGACGGGTCACAGTGATTTTGCTTATGCGAAGAAGGCCATTCAATTGCAAGCGGCTGATTATATTCTCAAACCCGTAAACGATGATGAGTTTATGGGATCGGTTTCAGCAGCCATTACATCTCTCCGCGATGAGTGGGATGAGTTCGATAAATATCACCGACTCTTATACAGTCGGAAGTCTGACTATAAGATTTTACGGGAAAATCTCATGCATGATCTGCTGCTTGGGCGTGAGATCACAGCGCGGGCACTTCGGGAACAACTGCAACAATATGAGATCCATATTGATCCGGAACAATCGGCAGTGATGATGCTGATTCGCCTTACAGGACGCTTCTCGTCAATGGATCAGCAGTCTCTGGATCTAATGGATTTTGCGGTAGGTAATATAGCGGAGGAAGTGCTCGGAGAGCAATTTAACGTGTGGTTTGGTCGCGGACCCCATGAGTGTCTGGTTATGTTTTTACAGAGTCAGGGACAGATTGAAGCTCCGCAGATGAACTTGGAGACGTTGAGAATCTCTGCTGAAACCTTCCGTGAGCATGTCATTCGATATTTGCAGGGAGATCTATCCATGGTGGTTACACCTTCATTTCCATTTAATGAGTTGACAGCAGCTTATCGAAAAAGTCTGGGTTCCCTTGTCCTTTTCGGACCGGAAGAACACCAGATTATATACATGGACATGGAACAGGCACTCAGCAAACGACCGGAGAATGATGCGACGCAGGCCCTCGAAGAGCTGTACAAACCGCCTGTACTTCCACAATTGCTTGAGACCAAGCAATGGGAAGCGGCAGCACGCAAGCTGAACACGGTCTTTGACGCGGCAGAGCAGGTGCGTTTGTCGAGAGAACATGTGTATGAGATGTATTTGTCAGTAACCAATGCATTTATGTATATCGCTCATAAACAGGGACATCTGGTGCATGAGATTGATCATGCGGGATTCGATCTGCTCCTTGCTCATCAACTGATTCAATCGCCCGAGAAACTGCGGCGCTGGGCCACCGAGATGCTAGCGAAGCTTCAGGCAGAGTTGTCTGATCAGGAAGGTGTGCAGAGCCGCAGACATGTGATCAAGCAGGTTCAGGAACTGGTGACAAGAGATACAGGACAGGATCTGTCGGTGAAGATGATCGCGGACAAGGTATATTTGCACCCCGTATATCTATCGAAGATTTACAAGGCAGAGACAGGGGAAGGTCTTGGAGATTACATGATTCGTATGCGTATGGAGCGTGCGCTGTATCTGCTCAAGAATAGCAATAAAAAAATATACGAGATTACAAGTGAGCTAGGTTATCAAAATCCGCAATATTTCAGCAAAATGTTCAAAAAGCATTATGGTATGACACCCAATGAATTTCGGGATCAGGCATAATTTCAACAACATTCCAGAATATAGGTTGGCAAAGGTGCAGAAATCTTGATTTCGTATCATAGGCTCAAAGGCCTGGTCAGCCTATAATGAAAGGGTAACCAAAACGATTTAAGGGGGAACAACATGAGAGCGCAATCAACGAAAAAGAGATTCTTGACGCTTCTCGCTACAACGCTGTGTCTAACTGTCGTTCTTGCAGGATGTTCAGGAGGCAGTGGGGGCGGAGATAGTGCCACACCAAGTACATCTGGAGCCCAAAACGAATACAAAGAAAAATATGATCCGGAAGTAACCATTACGACTGCATGGGGAATTGACCCTGAGCTGAAGTTTAAAAATGGTGAATCCATGGAAAATAACGTGGCAACCAAGTGGGCCAAGGATCAATTCGGTATTAATATCAGTTCACTATGGTCTGTAACGGATACGAATGGGGCATTTGCAACCAAACTTCGTTTGGCGATGTCTTCTGGTCAAGATATGCCTGACATCGTAAACGTGGGTGATAATCTGCTTGCGCAGGATCTGATTGATTCCGGTATGTATCAGGAAGTCGGTCCACTGTTCGACAAATATGCTTCAGACACATGGAAAAAAGCGATGGAGCAAGATCCTAACGTGTGGAACCAGTATAGTCGTGATGGCAAAAGAATGGGTATCCCTGTTCTGGACTATGCATACAACAATGATTACTTGCTCTGGATTCGTCAGGACTGGCTGGATAAGCTGAAGCTGGAAGCTCCAAAAACAATCGATGAGCTTGAAACCGTAATGGATGCATTCAAAAACCAAAACCCGGATGGATTGTCTCCGGATAAGGTCATCCCGCTCAGCATTGGCTTCAAAACATCCATGAACACATGGATGGGAGACCCATCCTGGATCTTCGGAGCATACGGAACATTGCCGTTCCAATGGAATCTGGCTGCGGATGGCAAGCTGGAGTATGGCTCCATCAATCCAGGTATGAAGCAAGGTTTGACCAAATTGAGCGAATGGCTCACAAAAGGTTATATCCCGCAGGAAGCAGCTCTATGGGATGAAAACAAAACAGCAGAACCAGCAGTTGCAGGTACAGCCGGCATTATTCCAGGTCCTTACTGGATGAGCGGATGGCCGCTTCTGGATACCGTGAAAAATGTACCAAGTGCTGTTTGGAAACCAATTGAGATTCCAACGGGCCCTGAAGGTAAAGCGATGCGTCACGGAACACAGTTCGTTAATGGTGTTACGTTGATTAAGGCAGATATGGAACACCCCGAAGCCTTCTTTACGTATCAGAACTACCTGTTCGACAATTATGCAGATCCAGCACCAGGAAGCCAGTATGATAACGGTTTGTTTGAGAAATATGATTATCAACTGGACGCTAATGGAAAACAAATGCCGATTGACGAGATCGAAGGCGGATACGTGAACGTTGTACGTTATTTGCTTGTTCGTGACGGTGCTCGTATTCCAGATGCACAGATGAAAGCGCTTCTGAATTTGGCGGATGGCAAAGAGCCGGAAACGAAGCTGGAGAAAGATGTTGCTGTAAACTATGGTAAAGAAACGCCAGCGGCAGCAAAAGTGTTGCTGAGCCAAGAAGAAATTTCATTCAAAAACATGTTCACAGGTCCGACAACGCAGACGATGAAATCCAAGCTGGACTACCTGAACAAAATTGAGAATCAGGCATTTAACGAAATTATCTATGGCAAAAATCCGGCTGATGCGTTTGATACCTTTGTACAAACGTGGAAATCCGGAGGCGGTGACCAGATCACACAAGAGGTCAACGAATGGTATGACGGTGTGAAAAAATAGTTTGAAGCAGCGCCCAGACGATCGTCGTCTGGGCGCTTTTTTTGGTTTATTCAAGCTGAAGCAAAGTGGTTGAATTTGTGCCATTTATATTGCTTTTATGTGCTGTTTGGACCCTGTAAAAGGTTGATATAATCGCATTATAAGCCACTCAGGGAGTACTTGAGTAGGAAGAAATACAGGGGGAGCAATCATGAGAACTTTGAAACGCACTTGGCCATTCCACGTTATGCTGTTGCCAGCCATTATCTTTCTGATCATCTTCAGTTATGTGCCTATGGGCGGGATTGTTATGGCATTCCAGAATTACAAGCCATGGCTTGGGATTAGCGGCTCCGAATGGGTCGGGCTGGACAACTTTAGATATTTGTTTGAACGTGAAGATAGCTTACAGGTCATCTGGAACACATTGATTATTGCTGTACTTAAATTGATTTTTAACTTATTCATTCCGTTTGTTTTCGCCATTCTTTTGAATGAGGTCCGCAAGATGGCTGTACAGCGAACCATTCAGACACTTGTCTATTTACCTCACTTCTTGTCCTGGGTCATTCTGGGCGGGATTTTGATAGATCTGCTGTCAACCGGAGGGTTGGTGAACCGGGTTCTCGGAACTTTCGGACTCGGACCATATTTCTTCCTCGGAGACAACAGTTGGTTCCGATCTACGGTCATTCTGACAGATGTGTGGAAGGAATTTGGCTATAACATGATTGTCTTTTTGGCTGCCCTTGCCGGAATTAATCCAGCATTGTACGAAGCAGCGGAGATTGACGGGGCAGGACGTTGGAAACAGACACTGCACATTACAATTCCTTCGCTCGTGCCGATGCTGATGGTTGTAGGAACGCTGGCTCTGGGTAACGTACTGAATGCTGGATTTGACCAGATTTTCAACCTGTATAACCCGCTCGTATATCAAACGGGTGACATCATTGACACATTCGTATATCGTTCTGCGATGCAAAATGGTGAGATGGGCTTCGCAACAGCGATCGGATTGTTCAAATCAGTCATTAGTATGATCTTGATTCTCGTATCTTACAGCTTAGCCAAAAAATACGCTGGATACCGCATATTCTAATCGAATGAACAGAGAAAGAAGGGACCACGATGTATCATAAATCATTGCCTTATCGCGTGTTTAATATAGTCAATACCTGCTTTCTGATTCTGATTGCCATCATGTGTATCATACCGATGGTTCACGTACTGGCTGTATCTTTTAGTACGAAGGCTGCTGCCGATGCCAATCTTGTTAATCTCTGGCCCGTAGGTTTTTCACTTGAAGCTTACAAAAAGACGATGAACAATCCGATTTTCTTGAACTCGCTCTGGATTTCACTGTTACGTACAGTGATTGGTACAGCGATTACCTTGCTGATTACGTTCCTGGCGGCGTATCCGTTGTCCAAAGAAAATAGTGAATTCAAAGGCAGAACAATCTACTCCTGGATTTTCGTATTCAGTATGATTTTCAATGGAGGACTGGTTCCGTTCTATATGGTTATCCAGAAAATCGGGCTGATGGATTCCTTCTGGGTACTGGTACTCCCAGGGGCAGTTAACACATTCCTTGTCATCCTGATGCTGAACTTCTTCCGCGG belongs to Paenibacillus sp. FSL H8-0079 and includes:
- a CDS encoding carbohydrate ABC transporter permease gives rise to the protein MKSRDPLAVSKRSASVIHAMFLFYAIACVVPILLVFAISFSDETTVIANGYKLIPEKFSLTAYEFLFRDMDQILHSYGISFIVTVVGTITSVALTALYAYPLSRRDLPYRGWFAFFIFFTMLFNGGLVPWYLVYVNVLDLKNSILALIMPLLLSPFFVLVMRTFFANSIPVSILESARIDGAGELRTFTRIVLPLSLPVMATVALFSTLNYWNDWYLSMIFISDNRTISLQYLMYRTLLDIQYLTTNSNVSSQISSQGGLLNLPNKTLQMAMAVVGIGPIVLAYPFFQRYFIKGLTVGAVKG
- a CDS encoding ABC transporter substrate-binding protein is translated as MVRSLKVWSRMMATVMALSLVLAACSSDKGGTTTPAAEGGGASEGGGKPYEVTLFYPGTPQKDVALVEAEINKKMEPKIGATLKINAIDWGQWDNKLNLMISSGEKSDIIFTAAWQNYTVNVAKGAFLPLNDLLDAHGQDIKKNLDPAFLEGSQVDGVNYGVPTNKELAATRGVLVRKDLADKYNLDLTAVKTWADLEPLLKTIKENEPAITPFYMSNTNGNGLLENLDWDYLGDASVPGVISKTAGGTTVLNEVETPEFKEAAELARKWYQAGYINSDAATSNVFPKDQAKAGKAFLWTDGMKPGKDKEEEGYVGFPLTQIEMTQPTITTGDASGAMLAISRSSEQPEKAMQVINLLHSDKEINNLLNFGIEGTHFVKKDGQDNIIALPDGVDANSRTYNPGAQWQLGNQFLNFLWDNEDPQKWEKFKEFNAKGVKSPALGFTFNSQSVKNEIAAVNNVNKQFKPGMTSGAVDPNEMIPKYLEKLKAAGIDKIIAAKQEQLDAFLSKQ
- a CDS encoding sensor histidine kinase is translated as MSYRTNLFSKMVILILIMLIPVVLLYWYSNHKTTAVLRDELNRSNSNQLEFFQNQVNTHIELLSSWPNLLIHDPDIASFRRIYADSKYFDLDAINLVKRIQNKLSIQESSSNWATKLYLYSPSLGRVVSERDARSYDKQALRENIISGWDVRKIQDGEDDRFMFSWITVSPYGIKDPVNNAETIIKLEFDSDNIRDMLDKFKDDGRHDPFYFREESGVIYNRTSDRSLTNQLMEELSIHKLQDVDNRTVVIGNEPYMVNAVKSSTTGWYLVDYMPLSDILKPIHQSNMLFYSSMICLLLMSFGVAYLLYVQVQVPVKQLIRGFQRLKQEDYSVRIKPKGRNEFSFLSERFNLMVEQIQQLFEHVYLEQIHVREARLKQLQSQINPHFFYNCFSFITSMAKLKRMDAVVAMSHNLSRYYRYTTRQERDLVPLTEEIEFVSCYLEIQRMRMDRIHYKLDLSDEMLRQEVPPLIVQPLVENAVIHGIEADAEAGEIRVSGEKQGGVMVLVVEDDGQGMTQEAREALLNKLRGTMDQEMGCGLWNVNQRLQLRYGEQAGIDITESELGGLRVTLSWPAEQEYLLENEG
- a CDS encoding response regulator, whose translation is MIDILLVDDETYVTESLELTIPWGELGVTTVLRAASGKEALEIMEENAVDIVVTDIRMPGMSGLDLIAEVTKRWSHIRCILLTGHSDFAYAKKAIQLQAADYILKPVNDDEFMGSVSAAITSLRDEWDEFDKYHRLLYSRKSDYKILRENLMHDLLLGREITARALREQLQQYEIHIDPEQSAVMMLIRLTGRFSSMDQQSLDLMDFAVGNIAEEVLGEQFNVWFGRGPHECLVMFLQSQGQIEAPQMNLETLRISAETFREHVIRYLQGDLSMVVTPSFPFNELTAAYRKSLGSLVLFGPEEHQIIYMDMEQALSKRPENDATQALEELYKPPVLPQLLETKQWEAAARKLNTVFDAAEQVRLSREHVYEMYLSVTNAFMYIAHKQGHLVHEIDHAGFDLLLAHQLIQSPEKLRRWATEMLAKLQAELSDQEGVQSRRHVIKQVQELVTRDTGQDLSVKMIADKVYLHPVYLSKIYKAETGEGLGDYMIRMRMERALYLLKNSNKKIYEITSELGYQNPQYFSKMFKKHYGMTPNEFRDQA
- a CDS encoding extracellular solute-binding protein encodes the protein MRAQSTKKRFLTLLATTLCLTVVLAGCSGGSGGGDSATPSTSGAQNEYKEKYDPEVTITTAWGIDPELKFKNGESMENNVATKWAKDQFGINISSLWSVTDTNGAFATKLRLAMSSGQDMPDIVNVGDNLLAQDLIDSGMYQEVGPLFDKYASDTWKKAMEQDPNVWNQYSRDGKRMGIPVLDYAYNNDYLLWIRQDWLDKLKLEAPKTIDELETVMDAFKNQNPDGLSPDKVIPLSIGFKTSMNTWMGDPSWIFGAYGTLPFQWNLAADGKLEYGSINPGMKQGLTKLSEWLTKGYIPQEAALWDENKTAEPAVAGTAGIIPGPYWMSGWPLLDTVKNVPSAVWKPIEIPTGPEGKAMRHGTQFVNGVTLIKADMEHPEAFFTYQNYLFDNYADPAPGSQYDNGLFEKYDYQLDANGKQMPIDEIEGGYVNVVRYLLVRDGARIPDAQMKALLNLADGKEPETKLEKDVAVNYGKETPAAAKVLLSQEEISFKNMFTGPTTQTMKSKLDYLNKIENQAFNEIIYGKNPADAFDTFVQTWKSGGGDQITQEVNEWYDGVKK
- a CDS encoding ABC transporter permease subunit, which translates into the protein MRTLKRTWPFHVMLLPAIIFLIIFSYVPMGGIVMAFQNYKPWLGISGSEWVGLDNFRYLFEREDSLQVIWNTLIIAVLKLIFNLFIPFVFAILLNEVRKMAVQRTIQTLVYLPHFLSWVILGGILIDLLSTGGLVNRVLGTFGLGPYFFLGDNSWFRSTVILTDVWKEFGYNMIVFLAALAGINPALYEAAEIDGAGRWKQTLHITIPSLVPMLMVVGTLALGNVLNAGFDQIFNLYNPLVYQTGDIIDTFVYRSAMQNGEMGFATAIGLFKSVISMILILVSYSLAKKYAGYRIF
- a CDS encoding carbohydrate ABC transporter permease yields the protein MYHKSLPYRVFNIVNTCFLILIAIMCIIPMVHVLAVSFSTKAAADANLVNLWPVGFSLEAYKKTMNNPIFLNSLWISLLRTVIGTAITLLITFLAAYPLSKENSEFKGRTIYSWIFVFSMIFNGGLVPFYMVIQKIGLMDSFWVLVLPGAVNTFLVILMLNFFRGIPKELEEAALMDGANHFRTLFSIFLPISLPSIATIALFSMVFHWNSWFDGLLYMNNAKDYPLATFMQTVIIGRDMSSMSMNPKEMESLSQTTVRAAQIFIGSAPILIVYPFLQRFFVKGMTLGSVKG